The window CCGCCGCCGTCCTGCCCGGGGTTCGGCCCGTACCAGCTGTCCCCGCCGAGCGACTCCGCCCGCCGTTCGAGGTTCTTCAGTCCGCTGCGCCGACCCCCCTCGGGGATGCCGACCCCGTCGTCCGCGACCGTCAGGCGTACGCCGGGTTCCTCGTCCGGCAGCCGTACGGTCGCGTCCACGGTGACGTCGATACGGGACGCCCCCGCGTGCCGGAAGGCGTTGGAGAGGGCTTCGCGGAGGGCCGCGATGAGGTTCTTGGCCGTGAGCTCTCCGACGACCGTGTCGACGGGACCGACGAACTGGTACGACGGCTTGAAGCCGAGCGGTACGGCGGCCATGTTGATCTCGCGCAGTACGCGGGTCCGCAGCCCTGTCGGGAACTCCGCCGGCCCTTGCTGGAGCGCGAAGATGGCCGTGCGGATCTCCTGGATGGTGACGTCGAGTTCGTCGACCGCCTTGCCGACTCCCCGCCGCACCTCGGGCAGGACGGAGCGCCGCTGCGCGCTCTCCAGCAGCATCCCGGTGGCGAACAGCCGCTGGATGACGAGGTCGTGCAGGTCACGGGCGATCCGGTCGCGGTCCTCGTACACCGCGAGCCGCTCCCGGTCCCGCTGCGCCTCGGCCATCATCAGCGCGAGCGCGGCCTGCGAGGCGAACTGCGTCGCCAGGGTGCGCTCGGTCTCCGTGAACGGACGCGCGCCTTGCGCCCGTGCCATGACGAGTGCGCCCAGGACGCGGCCGCCGCTCCGGAGAGGCAGCAGCATCGTGGGTCCGTACCCGCGGGCCAGGTCGGCGAGCATCCGCGGGTCGGCAGCCGCGTCCTCGACGAACACGGCTTCCCCCGCGAGGACTTCGCCCGCCACCTCGTTCTCGGGCGGCACGACCAGTCCCAGCGCCCTCGACGGCCGTTCGGACGCGGCGGCGACGATCTCCAGACCCCCTTCCGTCGCGGGCAGCAGCACGAGCCCGGCCATGGAGTCCGAGAGCCGGCGGGCCTGTTCCGCGACCACCTGGAGGGCTTCGTCGGCGTCCCCGCCGGAGAGCAGCGCGGTGGTGACGGCCACGGATCCGTCGATCCAGCGTTCACGCCGCTTGGCGGCCTCGTACAGTCGCGCGTTCCCGAGGGCGATGCCCGCCTCACGCGCCAGCACACGCACCATGTCGAGGTCGTACTCGCCGAACGGCTCACCGCCGCGCTTCTCAGCGAGGTAGAGAGTGCCGAGGCTCTCGCCCCGCACCCGGATGGGGACGCCCAGGAATCCGGCCGCGGGCGGGTGGCGCAGTCCTTCGTGCCCGTCCGGCAGGCGTCCGATCCACCGGATGCTCTCCCCGTCGACGTCCTCGCGTGCGCGCTCGGCGAGCCCGTCCCAGCCCTCCGCCGCCAGCCCGACCACCGCGTACCGGGCGTCCGCCAGCTCCGCCGCGGTTTCACAGATCCGTTCGAGCGCGGACCGCAGTTCCAGCCCGCTTCCCACCGCCCGCATCGCTTCCAGCAACCGCGGCACGTCGTCCGGGTTCGGGGCGGCACCGGGGTCCGGCTCGTCTGACATGCACCGAGCCTAGTTAGTCCCATTTGTTCGGGAAAGTCGAGCGCCGTCAGCGGTTGCCGCACCCGCCCCCGGACCTCCTGCCCACCCTCGGGGTGCCCTCACCGTACGCCGGCGTGCGTCTCCGTCCGGCTCTCCCGCTCGGCCATCTCCCGCAACGGTCCCCGCGCGTGCAGCAGCTCGCCGAACGGTCCCCGCTGCACCACACGCCCCTCGGCCAGGACGATCACCTCGTCCGCCGCCTCCAGCCCCGCGAGCCGATGCGTGATCAGCAACGTCGTGCGCCCCGCGGTCGCGGCCAGCAGGTCGGCGGTGAGGGCGTCGGCGGTGGCCAGATCGAGGTGCTCCGCGGGCTCGTCGAGAAGCAGCACGGGAAAGTCCGCGAGCAGGGCACGGGCCAGCGCCAACCGCTGCCGCTGCCCCCCGGACAACCGGGCGCCGTGCTCCCCGATCAACGTGTCGAGCCCGTCGGGCAGCCCGTCGGCCCAGTCGAGCAGCCGCACCCGGCCCAGCACGTCCCGCAACGCGGAATCGGTCGCGTCCTTCCGTGCGAGCAGCAGATTCTCCCGCACCGAACTGTCGAAGAGATGCGCGTCCTGCGCGCAGAGTCCCACCAGGCGCCGCACGTCGTCGCCGTCCATGCCGGACGCGTCCACCCCTCCCAGCGTGTACGTCCCCGCACGCGCGTCCAGGAAGCGCAGCAGCACCTGCGCCAACGTCGTCTTGCCGGATCCGGACGGCCCGACGACGGCGGTCCGACGCCCGCGCTCGAGTACCAGATCCACGTCGGCGACCGCGTCCCGCCGCTGTCCCCCATGGCGAGCGGCCAGGCCCTTCAGCACGACCGGGAAGGGCGACTCGGGTGCCTTCACGGGCCGCTCCGGCTCCCGTACGGGCTCGGGCGCGTCCAGGACCTCGTACACGCGCTCCGCGCTCTTGCGCACCCGCTGCCGGTACTGGACCGCCAGGGGCAGCCCCAGCACGGCCTCGAAAGCGGCCAGCGGTGTGAGGACGACGACGGCCATCGTCACGCCGCTGAGCCGTCCGTCGAGGACCGCCTGGGCACCGACGAGCGCGGCGGCCGTGACGGTGAGACCCGAGATCAAGGCGATCAGCCCGTCGCCGAGCGCGGTGGCGGTGGCGGCGCGCGAGGCGATGCGGGTGAGTTCGGTGTCGGCCCGTCGCGCCTCGGCGGTACGTGCGGGGAGCGCGCCCGCGACCGTCAACTCGGCCGTTCCGGTGAGGAGATCGGCCACACGGGTCGCCAGCACTCCGCGGGCCGGAGCCAGCCGGTGCTCGGCACGGCGCGCGACGGCGCCGGTCAGCAGCGGCACCCCCACCCCGGCGGCCAGCAGCCCCACGGCGAGGGCAGCTCCCGCCTCGGGCAGCAGCCAGGCCGTGAACCCGACGGAGCCGGCGGACACGACGGCCGCCGCGGCGGCGGGCAGCAGCCAGCGCAGCCAGTAGTCCTGCAGCGCGTCCACGTCGGTGACGAGCCGCGCGAGCAGATCACCGCGCCGGGCGGTACGCAGTCCCGCGGGCGCCAGCCGTTCGAGACGCCGGTACACGGCGACCCTGGTGTCGGCGAGCATCCGCAGCACCGCGTCGTGCGACACCAGCCGCTCGGCGTACCGGAACACGGCCCGCCCGATCCCGAACGTCCGCGTGGCCGTCACGGCGACCATCAGATACAGCACGGGTGGCTGCTGCGAGGCTCTGGAGATCAGCCAGCCCGAGGTGGCCATGAGGCCGACGGCGCTCCCGAGCGCGAGACTGCCGAGCAGGAGGGCCAGCACGAGCCGCCCGCGGCGGGGCCCGGCCATGGCACGTACGCGTGCGAGCACGCCGCCGCCCCTCCGTGGAGGCAAGGGCGCCTCCTCCTCGGGCCGCTCGGGCGCCACCGCCACCACGTCGGAGTGAGTCGTTCCCGCGTCGGCGGACCGTTCGGGTCGCTCGTCCGGGGCCGCCGGTTCCAACCGCACCACCCGGTCCGCCACGGCCAGCAGGGCCGGCCGGTGGACCACCAGGAGCACGGTCCGCCCGACCGCGAGACGCCGCACCGCCTCCACGACCTCGGCCTCGGTCGCCCCGTCCAGCGAGGCGGTCGGCTCGTCCAGGAGCAGCACCGGCCGATCCGACAGGAACGCCCGTGCCAGGGCGAGCCGTTGGCGCTGCCCGGCGGACAGACCGGCACCGTCCTCACCGAGAAGTGTGCGCACGCCGTCGGGCAGCGCGTCCACGAACTCCAGGGCCCCGGCATCGGACAACGCCTGCCGCACCGCGGTGTCGTCCGCCTCCGGCCGGGCCAGCCGGACGTTCTCGGCGATGGACGCGGCGTACAGATGCGGCCGCTGCGGCACCCACGCGACCCGCGAACGCCATTCCTTCATGTCGGCTTCGGCGAGATCGACTCCCCCGACACGCACTCGGCCCGCCGTGGGTTCGACGAATCCCAACGCCACGTTCAGGAGGGTCGTCTTGCCCACGCCGCTGGGGCCGACGAGCGCCACGGCCTCCCCGGGCCGGACCTCGAAGGACACGCCGGACACCGCGTCGGACGACCGCCCGGAGTACCGGACCGTCACGCCCTCGAAGCTCAGCTGGCCCGAGGAGGGCACGGCGTCCGCCCCGAATGCCGACACGGGAGTCTCCAGGACCGAAAAGATCTCCTCGGCGGCCGACAGCCCCTCCGCCGCCGCGTGGTACTGCGCCCCGACCTGCCGCAGTGGCAGATACGCCTCGGGGGCGAGAACGAGCACGACCAGCCCGTCGTACAGCGCCATTTCACCGTGGACGAGCCGCATCCCGACGGTCACCGCGACCAGGGCGACCGAGATCGTGGCAAGCAACTCCAGCGCGAAGGACGAGATGAAAGCGATGCGCAGGGTCCGCATGGTCGCCTGCCGGTACTCCCCGGTGATCCGGCGGATGGACTCGGCCTGCGCCTTGGCCCGCCCGAACACCTTCAGCGTGGGAAGCCCGGCGACCACGTCCAGGAAATGCCCCGAAAGCCGGGACAACAGCCGCCACTGGCGGTCCATCTGGGACTGCGTGACCCAGCCGATGAGCATCATGAAGATCGGGATGAGCGGCAGTGTGCCGACGATGATCGCCGCGGACACCCAGTCCTCGGTGACGATCCGCGCGAGCACGGCGACCGGGACGACCACCGCGAGCCCCAACTGCGGCAGGTAGCGGGAGAAATAGTCGTCCAGGGCATCCACGCCACGGGTGGCGAGCGCGATCAGTGATCCCGTCCGCTGCCCGCTCAGCCACTCCGGTCCGAGCGCGCCGGCGCGGTCCAGCAACCGCCCTCGCAGCTCCGACTTGACCGCCGCGCTCGCCCGGTGAGCGGCGAGCTCGGTGAGCCAGGAAACGAGCGCCCTGCCCACCGCGACCGCCGCCAACAACACGAGTGGCGTGCGGAGTTCACCGACCGACAGTTCACGCTGGAAGGCTCCGACCACCACCTCGGCGATCAGCATGGCCTGGGCGACGACCAGGCCCGCCCCCGCGATGCCGAGACCGACGACCGCCATCAGGAAGAAGCGGGTGGCGCGGGCGTATCGGAGGAGTCGCGGGTCGATCGGTTTCACGTGAAACACACCCTCGGGTCAAACAGGTGTGTTTCACGTGAAACACACCCTCTTCTCATTGGACACGTTTCACGTGAAACGCGCCCTCGGATTCAGCGGTCTCAGTGCACGGCCTCGGCGATGTGCTGGGTACCGATCCGCTTGCGGAACACCCAGTACGTCCAACCCTGGTAGAGCATGACCACCGGCATCGCGATCACCGCACCCCAGGTCATGATCTTCAGGGTGTACGGGCTCGATGAGGCGTTGGTGACCGTCAGGCTCCACTCGTCATCGAGCGAGGACGGCATGACGTTCGGGAACAGCGTCAGGAACAGCATCGCGACCGCGGCGACGATGGTGAGGCCGGACAGTGCGAACGCCCAGCCCTCACGCCCTGCCTGGTTCGCCCCGATCGCCGCGACCAGCGCGGTCACGGCCACGACCAGAGCGACCAGGCTCTTGCCGTCCCCGCTCTCGACCTGGGTCCAGAGGAGGAACACCGCCGCGAGCGCGGCTGCCACCAGTCCGAGCCCGAGTGCCAGCTTCCGTGCCCGCTCCCGGATGTCACCGAGAGTCTTGAGCGCCGCGAACACCGCCCCGTGGAAGGTGAACAGTGTCAGCGTCACCAGACCGCCCAGAAGGGCATAGAGGTTGAGCAGGTCCCAGAGGGTGCCCACGTACTCCATGTCCTGGTCGATCTTGACGCCCCGCACGATGTTGCCGAACGCCACGCCCCACAGGAAGGCCGGGAGCAGCGAGGTCCAGAAGATGGCGTTCTCCCAGTTGCGCTGCCACTGCTCCTCGGGTCGCTTCACCCGGTACTCGAAGGCGACTCCGCGCACGATCAGGCAGACCAGGATGAGCAGCAGCGGCAGATAGAAGCCGGAGAACAACGTGGCGTACCACTCGGGGAAGGCGGCGAAGGTCGCACCTCCCGCCGAGAGCAGCCAGACCTCGTTGCCGTCCCAGACCGGGCCGATGGTGTTGATCAGCACCCGCTTCTCGGTCCGGTTGCGGGCGAGCAGCTTGGTGAGGACGCCGATCCCGAAGTCGAAGCCCTCCAGGAAGAAGTAGCCGGTCCACAGGACCGCGATGAGGACGAACCAGACGTCGTGAAGTTCCATGACTCAGCAGCTCCCTGGGCCTAGTAGGAGAAGGCCATCGGCTTGTCGGCGTCCCGGAGGTCGCCACCGATCTTCGTGGGCGGGTTGAGGTCGGCCTCGGTCAGCTCGGGCGGCCCGGCCTTGACGTACTTCACGAGCAGCTTGACCTCGATGACGGCGAGGATCGCGTAGATCGTCGTGAGGACGACGAGCGAGGTGATCATCTCGCCCTGCGACACACCGGGGGAGACCGCGTCCCGGGTCTGCATCACGCCGTAGACGACCCAGGGCTGCCGGCCCATCTCGGTGAAGATCCAGCCCCATGAGTTGGCGATCAGCGGGAAGCCCATCGTCCAGACCGCCAGGAGCCAGTACAGCCGGGTGGGTCCAGCTCCGAGCGGCTTCCTCAGCAGCACCAGGTGCGGTACCTCGTTCTCCCCCGTCCGGTGGGCGGCCGGCAGCAGGAACCTCTTCCGTGTGAGCCACAGTCCCAGCAGGCCCAGCGAGAAGGACGCCATTCCGAAGCCGATCATCCATCGGAAGCCCCAGTAGGCGACGGGGACGATGGGCTTGTAGTCACCGGGGCCGTACTTCTCCTGCTCGGCCTTGTTGGTGTCGTTGATGCCGGGCACGTACGAGTCGAAGTCGCTGTGGGCGAGGAAGGACAGGAGGCCGGGAATCTCCAGGGCCACCTTGTTGTGCCCCTCGTCGACGTCCCCGTACGCGAACACGGAGAACGGCGCGGGCTTCTCGCCGTCCCACAGCGCCTCGGCCGCGGCCATCTTCATCGGCTGCTGCTCGTACATGACCTTGCCGAGGGTGTCCCCGCTGATCGCCGTGAGCAGACCGCCGACCGCCATGGTGACCAGGCCGAGCCGCAGCGAGGTCCGCATCACCGGGATGTGCTTCTTGCGCATCAGGTGGAACGCGGCGATACCGACCATGAACGCGCCGCCCGTCAGGAAGGCCGCGGAGAAGCTGTGGAACACCTGGTTGACCGCGGTGTTCTGGGTGAGGACCAGCCAGAAGTCGGTGAGTTCGGCCCGGCCCTTCTGCTCGTTGATCCGGTACCCGACGGGGTGCTGCATCCAGGAGTTGGCCGCGAGGATGAAGTACGCCGACAGCAGCGTGCCGATCGAGACCATCCATATGCAGGCGAGGTGGATCTTCTTCGGCAGCTTGTCCCAGCCGAAGATCCACAGCCCGATGAAGGTGGACTCGAAGAAGAAGGCGATCAGGGCCTCGAAGGCGAGCGGCGCTCCGAAGACGTCACCGACGAAGCGCGAGTAGTCCGACCAGTTCATGCCGAACTGGAACTCCTGCACGATGCCCGTGACGACACCCATCGCGATGTTGATCAGGAAGAGCTTGCCCCAGAACTTGGTGGCCCTGAGGTACTTCTCCTTCTCCGTGCGCACCCAGGCGGTCTGCAGGCCCGCGGTGAGCGCGGCGAGCGAGATCGTGAGCGGGACGAAGAGGAAGTGGTAGACGGTGGTGATGCCGAACTGCCATCGGGCCACGGTTTCCGGCGCCAGAGCCAATTCCACGTCGTCATCTCCTTACGTCGCCGTAGAAACAGCGGCAGTTTGTCCCGCTTGTCATAGACATCACGGGAGCAACTGGGACTCGCTTGTGAACGCGTTCACATTCACAAGCAATTATGCCGCATGCTCGTTCGAGCGGTGACGGGTGGGGGGTACCTGGATGCGGACCCGGGCCCTCCACACGCAAAGGGCCAGCTCAGCGGCTATGTGAGGGGTGTAGTGGCATACGCCACAGAGGACTCGGGCCCCGGCATCCCGCGAAGCGCGGGATGCCGGGGCCCGGGGTTGCCCGTGAACTCAGGTCCGGGGCTCGTCTAGAGCTCCTTGCGGAACCCCTCCGTCGTCTTGAGGAAGATGTCGTTGGCCTCGGTCTCGCCCACCGTCACACGAACTCCCTCGCCCGCGAACGGCCGCACGACGACCCCGGCCCGCTCACACGCGGCGGCGAAGTCGCCGGTGCGCTCCCCGAGCCGCAGCCACACGAAGTTCGCCTGTGTGTCCGGCACCGTCCAGCCCTGCCCGCGCAACGTCTCGACCACCCGCGCGCGCTCGGACACCAGCGACCCGACCCGGCCCAGCAGCTCGTCCTCGGCCCGCAGCGAGGCGACCGCCGCGTCCTGCGCGAGCTGGCTCACACCGAAGGGCACGGCCGTCTTGCGCAGCGCCGCCGCCACCGGCTCGTGCGCGATCGCGAAGCCGACCCGCAGCCCGGCGAGGCCGTACGCCTTGGAGAACGTCCGCAGCACGCACACGTTCGGCCGCTCCCGGTAGAGCTCGACGCCGTCCGGCACCTCCACGTCGCGCACGAACTCCCGGTACGCCTCGTCGAGGACGACGAGGACATCGCCCGGAACCCGGTCCAGGAACCGTTCCAGCTCCGCCCGGCGCACCGCCGTGCCCGTGGGGTTGTTGGGGTTGCAGACGAAGATCAGCCGCGTCCGGTCGGTGATCGCGTCCGCCATCGCGTCGAGGTCGTGCACATCCCCCGGCGTCAGCGGCACCTGGACCGCCGTCGCCCCACTGATGCGGGTGATGATCGGGTACGCCTCGAAGGACCGCCAGGCGTAGATCACCTCGTCGCCCGGCCCGGAGGTCGCCTGCACCAGCTGCTGGGCCACGCCGACCGAACCGGTGCCCGTGGCCAGGTGCGCGAGCGGCACCCCGAACCGGTCCGCCAGCTCGCTCATCAGCCCTGTGCACGCCATGTCCGGGTAGCGGTTGAAGGCGCAGGCAGCCGCGCTCACGCTCTCCAGCACGCTCGGCAGCGGCGGATAGGGGTTCTCGTTGGAGGACAGCTTGTAGGCCACCGGGCCGTCCGAGGCCGCCGCGGGCTTCCCCGGCCTGTACGTGGGGATACCTTCCAGCTCGGCTCGCAGCTTCGGGCTCGTCTCGCTCACCGCAGTCCTCCTTGTGACCGTCTCCGGCTCATCACCACCACCGGCTACCAATACTCCTCACCTTAAGAGGATTCGGCACCGCTGAGTACGGCTCGGGACCGACCGCCCGGCCGGCGGCCGGCGTCCGCGCACACACTCCCGGGCATCACCGCACGAAGGCGTACGAAAGAGGGGGGCGCGCCGTACCTCAGCGCCCGCGCCGGTGGCTCGCGCCGTGGCGCGCATCCCTCGTGAAGGTGAGTTGAGACCTCTTCGAAACATGGCTCATTTGGCAGGCACATGCGCGCCGACAAGTGACGTCCTGCCATTGAAACGGTCAACTCCCTTGATTTCCAAGGCAATTAAGCGCTATTGACCATGCAGAAACGTGCCTGTCAACGAGTGCATATGCGTCCGCACTACCCCACCGCATGAGCCCTACTATCGGCTCGCCATGACAGCAGCAGGGAAGCACCAGGTGAGCCGGTCGGAGACCTCCCGACGAGGAAGCCGGCCGGGCCGAGCGGGCATCAGAGACGTGGCCGCGGCCGCCGGAGTCTCCATTACGACGGTGTCCGACGCCCTCAACGGCAAGGGGCGACTGCCGGACGCCACCAGACGCCATGTCCGCGAGGTCGCCGACCGGCTGGGCTATCGCCCCTCCGCCGCGGCCCGAACACTCCGTACCGGCAAGTCCGGCCTCATCGGCCTGACCGTGACGACCTACGGGGACGAACCCTTCACCTTCACGGAGTTCGCGTACTTCGCGGAGATGGCCAGAGCCGCCACCTCGGCCGCGCTCGCCCGGGGTTACGCCCTGGTCATCCTCCCCGCGACCTCGCGCCACGACGTGTGGTCGAACGTGGCCCTGGACGGGACGGTCGTCATCGACCCCTCCGACCAGGACCCGGTCGTCAGCGAACTGGTCCGCCAGGGGTTACCGGTGGTCTCGGAC of the Streptomyces aurantiacus genome contains:
- a CDS encoding GAF domain-containing sensor histidine kinase, with product MSDEPDPGAAPNPDDVPRLLEAMRAVGSGLELRSALERICETAAELADARYAVVGLAAEGWDGLAERAREDVDGESIRWIGRLPDGHEGLRHPPAAGFLGVPIRVRGESLGTLYLAEKRGGEPFGEYDLDMVRVLAREAGIALGNARLYEAAKRRERWIDGSVAVTTALLSGGDADEALQVVAEQARRLSDSMAGLVLLPATEGGLEIVAAASERPSRALGLVVPPENEVAGEVLAGEAVFVEDAAADPRMLADLARGYGPTMLLPLRSGGRVLGALVMARAQGARPFTETERTLATQFASQAALALMMAEAQRDRERLAVYEDRDRIARDLHDLVIQRLFATGMLLESAQRRSVLPEVRRGVGKAVDELDVTIQEIRTAIFALQQGPAEFPTGLRTRVLREINMAAVPLGFKPSYQFVGPVDTVVGELTAKNLIAALREALSNAFRHAGASRIDVTVDATVRLPDEEPGVRLTVADDGVGIPEGGRRSGLKNLERRAESLGGDSWYGPNPGQDGGGTSVVWEAPF
- the cydD gene encoding thiol reductant ABC exporter subunit CydD encodes the protein MKPIDPRLLRYARATRFFLMAVVGLGIAGAGLVVAQAMLIAEVVVGAFQRELSVGELRTPLVLLAAVAVGRALVSWLTELAAHRASAAVKSELRGRLLDRAGALGPEWLSGQRTGSLIALATRGVDALDDYFSRYLPQLGLAVVVPVAVLARIVTEDWVSAAIIVGTLPLIPIFMMLIGWVTQSQMDRQWRLLSRLSGHFLDVVAGLPTLKVFGRAKAQAESIRRITGEYRQATMRTLRIAFISSFALELLATISVALVAVTVGMRLVHGEMALYDGLVVLVLAPEAYLPLRQVGAQYHAAAEGLSAAEEIFSVLETPVSAFGADAVPSSGQLSFEGVTVRYSGRSSDAVSGVSFEVRPGEAVALVGPSGVGKTTLLNVALGFVEPTAGRVRVGGVDLAEADMKEWRSRVAWVPQRPHLYAASIAENVRLARPEADDTAVRQALSDAGALEFVDALPDGVRTLLGEDGAGLSAGQRQRLALARAFLSDRPVLLLDEPTASLDGATEAEVVEAVRRLAVGRTVLLVVHRPALLAVADRVVRLEPAAPDERPERSADAGTTHSDVVAVAPERPEEEAPLPPRRGGGVLARVRAMAGPRRGRLVLALLLGSLALGSAVGLMATSGWLISRASQQPPVLYLMVAVTATRTFGIGRAVFRYAERLVSHDAVLRMLADTRVAVYRRLERLAPAGLRTARRGDLLARLVTDVDALQDYWLRWLLPAAAAAVVSAGSVGFTAWLLPEAGAALAVGLLAAGVGVPLLTGAVARRAEHRLAPARGVLATRVADLLTGTAELTVAGALPARTAEARRADTELTRIASRAATATALGDGLIALISGLTVTAAALVGAQAVLDGRLSGVTMAVVVLTPLAAFEAVLGLPLAVQYRQRVRKSAERVYEVLDAPEPVREPERPVKAPESPFPVVLKGLAARHGGQRRDAVADVDLVLERGRRTAVVGPSGSGKTTLAQVLLRFLDARAGTYTLGGVDASGMDGDDVRRLVGLCAQDAHLFDSSVRENLLLARKDATDSALRDVLGRVRLLDWADGLPDGLDTLIGEHGARLSGGQRQRLALARALLADFPVLLLDEPAEHLDLATADALTADLLAATAGRTTLLITHRLAGLEAADEVIVLAEGRVVQRGPFGELLHARGPLREMAERESRTETHAGVR
- the cydB gene encoding cytochrome d ubiquinol oxidase subunit II; its protein translation is MELHDVWFVLIAVLWTGYFFLEGFDFGIGVLTKLLARNRTEKRVLINTIGPVWDGNEVWLLSAGGATFAAFPEWYATLFSGFYLPLLLILVCLIVRGVAFEYRVKRPEEQWQRNWENAIFWTSLLPAFLWGVAFGNIVRGVKIDQDMEYVGTLWDLLNLYALLGGLVTLTLFTFHGAVFAALKTLGDIRERARKLALGLGLVAAALAAVFLLWTQVESGDGKSLVALVVAVTALVAAIGANQAGREGWAFALSGLTIVAAVAMLFLTLFPNVMPSSLDDEWSLTVTNASSSPYTLKIMTWGAVIAMPVVMLYQGWTYWVFRKRIGTQHIAEAVH
- a CDS encoding cytochrome ubiquinol oxidase subunit I, whose amino-acid sequence is MELALAPETVARWQFGITTVYHFLFVPLTISLAALTAGLQTAWVRTEKEKYLRATKFWGKLFLINIAMGVVTGIVQEFQFGMNWSDYSRFVGDVFGAPLAFEALIAFFFESTFIGLWIFGWDKLPKKIHLACIWMVSIGTLLSAYFILAANSWMQHPVGYRINEQKGRAELTDFWLVLTQNTAVNQVFHSFSAAFLTGGAFMVGIAAFHLMRKKHIPVMRTSLRLGLVTMAVGGLLTAISGDTLGKVMYEQQPMKMAAAEALWDGEKPAPFSVFAYGDVDEGHNKVALEIPGLLSFLAHSDFDSYVPGINDTNKAEQEKYGPGDYKPIVPVAYWGFRWMIGFGMASFSLGLLGLWLTRKRFLLPAAHRTGENEVPHLVLLRKPLGAGPTRLYWLLAVWTMGFPLIANSWGWIFTEMGRQPWVVYGVMQTRDAVSPGVSQGEMITSLVVLTTIYAILAVIEVKLLVKYVKAGPPELTEADLNPPTKIGGDLRDADKPMAFSY
- the hisC gene encoding histidinol-phosphate transaminase — its product is MSETSPKLRAELEGIPTYRPGKPAAASDGPVAYKLSSNENPYPPLPSVLESVSAAACAFNRYPDMACTGLMSELADRFGVPLAHLATGTGSVGVAQQLVQATSGPGDEVIYAWRSFEAYPIITRISGATAVQVPLTPGDVHDLDAMADAITDRTRLIFVCNPNNPTGTAVRRAELERFLDRVPGDVLVVLDEAYREFVRDVEVPDGVELYRERPNVCVLRTFSKAYGLAGLRVGFAIAHEPVAAALRKTAVPFGVSQLAQDAAVASLRAEDELLGRVGSLVSERARVVETLRGQGWTVPDTQANFVWLRLGERTGDFAAACERAGVVVRPFAGEGVRVTVGETEANDIFLKTTEGFRKEL